A region from the Arachis ipaensis cultivar K30076 chromosome B01, Araip1.1, whole genome shotgun sequence genome encodes:
- the LOC107607920 gene encoding uncharacterized protein LOC107607920 — protein MTTVPPMEIHIFFELVNKARVVEEYAKIVASPKDTHGGNTTRGRGKYFHPRGQSFKRGGYAPQDQGDFRKNTQNQFQHAKGRGNQSKISPNLTYVRCGHFHPYDSCKIGLGSCFNCGLPGHIARDCTREKNPNAVAVYDIGASHLFISFDKVEELGLKVLEIILGFDWLSKNRVLLDCFERSIQFMPEGENRAVIAEGFYLNFVIVHCSREESHDYILLTANALGDAQNLDQIPIVRDFSELFPKDIPKFPPQREIKFAIELVPGAGPANVVADALSQKSLTIAWMRIKEEELVDKFVDLKLNIGKVARRACLNQLQISSTFKIEIQRAQQDEQKLQ, from the exons ATGACTACTGTGCCTCCTATGGAGATTCATATCTTCTTTGAGTTGGTGAACAAGGCTAGAGTTGTGGAAGAATATGCGAAAATAGTAGCTTCGCCCAAAGACACTCATGGAGGAAACACGACTCGGGGACGTGGCAAGTATTTTCATCCGAGGGGTCAGAGTTTCaagagaggaggatatgcgcCTCAAGATCAAGGAGACTTCAGAAAGAATACTCAGAACCAGTTTCAGCATGCAAAGGGAagaggaaatcagagtaagaTTTCTCCGAATTTGACTTATGTGCGTTGTGGGCATTTTCATCCATATGACTCTTGCAAGATTGGTTTAGGTAGTTGTTTCAATTGTGGCTTGCCTGGTCACATTGCGAGAGATTGCACTCGTGAGAAGAACCCGAATGCGG TTGCGGTGTATGATATTGGAGCTTCGCATTTGTTTATTTCATTTGATAAAGTTGAGGAACTAGGCTTGAAAGT GTTGGAGATaattttggggtttgattggttgtcgaagAATCGGGTTTTGCTGGATTGCTTTGAGCGGTCAATTcagtttatgccggaaggagaAAATAGAGCAGTGATAGCTGAGGGTTTTTACCTGAACTTTGTAATAGTGCACTGTAGTAGGGAAGAGAGTCACGATTATATTTTGTTGACTGCTAATGCTTTGGGTGATGCCCAGAACTTAGATCAAATCCCGATAGTTAGAGACTTTTCGGAGTTGTTTCCGAAAGATATTCCTAAGTTCCCACCCCAAAGGGAGATTAAATTTGCGATTGAATTGGTGCCGGGAGCCGGACCA gcgaatgtagtggcAGACGCGTTGAGTCAGAAGTCCTTAACAATAGCTTGGATGAGAATTAAGGAAGAAGAGTTAGTGGACAAGTTTGTAGATCTTAAGCTAAATATTGGTAAAGTTGCCAGGAGAGCCTGTTTAAATCAATTACAGATTTCAAGTACGTTTAAGATAGAGATTCAGAGGGCTCAGCAAGACGAGCAAAAGCTTCAGTAA